The Takifugu rubripes chromosome 16, fTakRub1.2, whole genome shotgun sequence genome contains the following window.
AAATGGCACCATAGGAGCTGTTTGATCCTTTAATGCCTTGGAAAAAGTAGCGGAATTTATCGGTCACCTTGAGAGTGACATGAGCTATTTTCCATGCGGCATCTCCATcacctgaaagacaaaaaagagagtttcatccattcatcaaatgtaaatgttgaaCAAACTCCATCTTTCATTTGAGTAACCAAGGAGAAGCTTTTGGTATGATGATCATGTTTAAACTTGGCCATAGACTGCTGAAGTGAAAAAAAATACCAGTGATGGTGTGGATTTTCTTAACACTGGTTATGTTCCCCGTGCCATCGTCAGTCCTGACCCATATGACCAGCCTGTCTCCCGGCACTCCGGTCATCTTGTAGAAGAACTGCAGGCACTGCTCCTCTCTTGTTGGGTATAGGATACGCGACTCTAAAAGGGCGCTGTTTCCAGCGGGACCAGAGGACGTGTCAAACTTCATGTAGTAGCCAGAatctaaaacagaaaaagatgttttcttGCTTACAGGGTTTCAGTTTAGCTCAGTGTTGTTTGGAGTAATGTAGATTCttatctttatgtgtgtgttactAATGTATCATGCACTATGATATTGTTGGTTGTTCTTATATATTGTTATTCCAGCAATGAACCTGGTCAGTATGATTGTTCATTTGACTCTTGACATTAACATATGTCACATTTTTGGAAATCCTGACCAATACACAACAGTATAGGTCAGGTTTAACAGTGCAGAATAATGGCAATGCTAAAAAATTCAAACAAATTCCATAGCTTTGAGTAATTCTCcatattgttttttaaattgagattTATCATTCACATTTAGTGTGTaagttaaattaaaaataaatgtcctTTGCCTCCCAGGTTTAAGACATATTAAGAAGAAAAACTCAAGGCCTATAGTCACAGTCTTCTTAATGAAtgtaccaccaccaccaccatgactactactactactactactactactactactactactactactactaataataataataataataataataataataagctatgataacaataataatcataatattttTTAAGATAATAACGTGCGGTTGGTACCTCTGCAGCGCCCCGCCAGTGTCTGGTCCGTATCAGTTGGAGTGCTCAGTGTCTGGACCCAGTCTGAGTTGTCGCCATCGTTCTGGATCATTCCACAGATGTTGATCAGTTCAAATGCGCACTGgtccagcagtgtgtgtgtgttggctggaAAAGATAATATTATGAAAAGTCATCCTAGGGACATGGGACGGCATGTACAGGACTTCAGTTATACCTACCACAGTCATACATGCGGTTAAGCCTGACAATGTCAACAGCACTGAAGTCCAGCCTCTGGCCAATGATCTCATTAAAGtaagggatggtggtggtgatggtggggatGCTCTCATTCTTGTTGAAGGACAGGGGTCGGTAGTGCATGATGGACTCGTAATCATATGGTGTGTTGAGATCAGTGATGAAGTCGTCCTCATACTTGTTGAAATTGTGCTCTTTCCCTGGGTGAAGGCATTAATCTTATTATGTTTCAAGGTCTAGCTATATTTCTTAGTAATAGAATTGTTCAACATTAAAGGCTTACCAATATTATTAGCTGATATTGGCATGAAAATGTAATATTGTAAATTATCGGAAGCGGTGTTACATAATATACGGTAGATTCAACTTTTCACTCAGAATGTCAAAATACGAGTTGTGTGATGTATCGTTTAGAGATATTCAAGCTTATGTCTAATTACCACATTAATACATACTTTTATTGTCAACTGTATTCATGATGTTTTGTTAATTCTTTAACAGGAGATACGTGACGTTAATGACTTTGTTTTTGGGGGGTTAAATCCCGCATGTCTTAGTATCAGATGATATTGGTATCAGAAATTAGTTGGATAATATTGGTGTATGACATATTGGTAAAAAAGCCAACATCAAACATCCCTACTTAGTAATTTTAACAGTATATTAAGAAGTATACATATTTTTATATAACAACAGATTGTGACCATTACGATTCATTTGCACTATATGATTAAGAACTCTTAATATAGAAATGCTGCTGTCTTTATGGTCACCTTCCAAAACAAATCTATCTCACCTTCTTCAATCTGGTCCCACCAGATTTTGACGTAATCATCTCTGTCTGAGCGGGACTGTTCATGGTAAAATCCCAATGCGTGGAGAAGCTCGTGCTCCACGACGGCCTTGGTGTCACACCCAGCCCCGATGGACACATCCTGCCCTTTGCCATCATCTCCAACATAGGACCAGCATCTAAGCTCATGGGAAATTCAAAGCATTTAATCACACTCAACTTCTCTGTCTTTCTTGATGGATATGAAAGAGCGTAACGCTGCAGTCCATTGTCACCTACCCTGACTGTTTTGTGAATGAGATGTAGCTGGATTCTCCCTCATAGGGTTTGAAGTCTACACAAGATCTCAAACGGTATTCCTCAAAAGCCTGGAGGATCACGCCTTTAGCATTCAGCTCTAGAACAACACACATTCATTTAAAGTTTTGAACAGTCTCACTTTAGAACACTAAGGTGAAATACACTCGTGAACATTGTACCTAAAGAGTCGTTTAAGATATAAGCAATGGGAAACTTCCATCTTCTTGTTTCGTCAAGGATTGCATTCCTGCTGGGCTGGAAGACATATAAAGTTAGTTATACCACTGTAAAGTTGGTGCATCCAAAAATGCTGTCTTGAAACAAATAATGTTCTTACCTTGCCAACTATGTCTCCCTCAAACAGGTATTCTAATCCTAAAAGTAACAGAAAACATACTActgtaatttccggactataaagcgcgcctgattataagccgcataatctaattttagaaagaaaatcaattttgtacttatacaagccgcaggtatcccatgtagtaatatgaaaaattagactgaaaacattcagtaccggtatatgtttttattaccgtaagagacgagtcactgacgagtgacagacaggtcagaaacaacagccactcttttcacttgtatgtctACTGTATATAGAGACCTTAAGTTCAAATTTTATCACGttaggattttttaacttttcttttaatttaatccgcttagcaacttctagtattttccatgttggtgagggttagtaaaaatgactgattcacaatagttgtgaatAGTTGtgtgaaaacataaataagccgcactgtagaataagccgcagtgtttaaagtgtaggaaaaaagttgcggcttatagtctggaaattacggtataaattaataaaaaaaatgttttaaatagtACACGAGAGGGGACGTTATGAGAGGGGATGTGcacattattgattattttatttgcagGAACAAAACTGTGCATTCCGCTTCCTCTTTAGATGCATTATTGGGCCATTTCTTTCTGAAATGTCCCTTGTCCCATTTCTTAAATTCCTCTTTATAATTACTGGTGGTTTGGTACTGATACCCAGCCAGGGTTTCCATTTACAGGCTCACAGCTTCCACTTGGTGCAGCAACTTTTTCAGTTTGCTACCTTCATGTAGCAGACAGTTGTAAATTGGTTAAAATTTGTTCTAATATTATAATTTTTAGTTTTAGACTCATACATGAACCACTAACTACAAAGATAGGATGAATGTTTACAGTTCACAGGTCAGTATTTGATTTAAAAGCATACCTTTGTTGATTTCAGGTATATCATCCCTCAATTCGCCAGCATCTGCATCATCGCCTGGAACATATGCTTAGATTCAGTAGTGTAGATATAACTAACACCTTCCTTTTATGTTTGTTGAAACAAACAGGAACCAACCAGTATGTGTAGGAAGAGCTTGCACCTGGAACACAAACAGTTATTTCAAATCTCCTGTCCACTTGAAAGAACAACAGTataatgtcacacacacacacacacacacacacacacacacacacacacatatttataatttaaaaaaaaaccaacaacctaCATTCAAGAGGACATAGACTCCAATCAAAACCACGGTCCTTCGGAGTATTTCTGCTGGAGCCATGTCATCACCAGGCAGAAAACAGTGCAAACTTGCACCCTAAACACAACAGCCAGACTAATCCATAACCTCAAAGTTTAATGAGTAACAAATGGTTTCACGTGTTTTTACAAGCTTTTACATGACTGCCATACAGTTATGTGATTGAAATTTTGGTGTGTAAGCACTTAACCTGTTAATTATGAACAGGGTTGAAAGATCAgctgttgtaaaataaataaataagataatGATTGATTTCTGACCATGACTCCAACAATTGCTATCTAGACAAGGTGTTCTAGATCTTAATGTTTAAGTCATTTGTCTCATCAtgtcttcttaaccgctttatccatTTCAGGGTCACTGTGAGGGGACACAATGgatgaaggcaggtcccccctgcATGGGCCAGTTCATCCCAGGGCCCTATTTGAGCATATgcgggttcagtaccttgctcaggggtacctgggcagtgctctgaaggtgttctggcacctttccctactaccagaacaccttccttgTTTTGTCTGCCCCGGGGTTTGAACCAagagcccagttcccaacagattGGGCTCCCACCAACCACTGAGTTTGTAAAATTGTAAAATGCCAAGTACAGAAAATGGTCTATAAAGAACTGATAACTGGTTAGATGCTATTGTGCTCTGTTATCATGGTAACTGTCAACACAGCTGATCCTCTTGATAAGAAAGCACTTAAAGTATACTGGCTGTCAGGGCCTCTCGATGGGAAAACAATCTGCCGAAGAGGCCGACTgtaaaaacacagttttaaaTTTAGAAACGTGACATGCAAAACTGAAATGCAGTGACAGATCCAcatcctgcttttctttcagaaGTGGATGATGTGATGTTTATCTGTGCGTAACGAGGGAAATCTACATTCACTTATAAACAGCGTACTTATTGTCCATAGCTTTTGTAATAATAATTGACATTTCATGATGGAGATATGACTtttcaaacaaaataaaatgcatcaGCAACTTGAACTCTCTTGTCTTGGGGCCACTCCCTTTTGCAGAGATGGAGATTTCTTCAATATGAACCAACATTGGGTTGGTTTCTGTTTCTTGCTGGTTATTgattctttcttttgttcttttttattaagCCCTCACCAGGAGACAGCAACGGGTCTATTTTACCAAATGAATTTGATTAAGGTGGTTTATGACTACAGTTCACTGTTGTAAGTGCTTCGTTTCAAGTGTTTCCCACCAATCAAAGAAAAGCTTGATTAGAgaacaatcttttttttaatctttaatagTTACTTATGAtacaatgaataaaacaaatatgcATTACAAAGgaatttaaagcttttattaaaacaaagaggcaaaataaacatatatatatatatacagtatatatatatatgtacattaCAGATTAAAAACTGGATTCGTAATTCTGTAAATTGTGCCCATAATTCTAATACATTATAGCAGCATCAGACAAACTTTTCACTCCAGTCTTTTCCTCAAAGCTGCTGATGGTGAATCTGGTTTATGtgcaaaggaaaaacaaaagtcaaCGTTGGCTTcaatgaagagagagaaaagtagATATTTTCAGCAGAAATCACAACAATAACTTACATTGAAGCATGATATGGCCTCCTGTAAGGCTTCAGTCTGTTGGCTTGATGGGAACTTCCGTTTTAATCAGCGATGTTATGTCTGTGGACAGATTTGATAATATTTGCCATTTGTCTGCGAGCATTTCCACTCAATAAAGAACACCGACCACTTACCTTCAAAATTGATAAAGATGATGAGGTCATCATTCTTAAGGTAGTTGCGACGTCTCAGATCAAAGTGCTTGACGAAGTTCCTCCAGCCCCAGGACATACCTCTGTAGCACTGACAGGAAGGATCGTACGTTCCAACTTTTGATGGATTGTCCCACAACAACTTTCCATCTAATTCTAGAGGAATAAATATATCAGAAGAATTCTGATCAGTCATCATGTTAGTGACAGTGTAGTgctgtactttttttttctctctttggtAACAAAACCTCACTCCTCATATCAGTTGTGAGACTGCGAGCTGTGGACATCCTCAGTTTGATGTCTGGGTCTTGATCCATCACCACCAGTGTTGCCTGCCTGTTTATGGCGGGCCACTGCAGCACTGCATCATTCTCTCCACTGGCCAAGTGAAAGTACAGTCCTGTATAGTTCCCCGTGTAATCAGTATAAGTGCTCAATGGCAGCACACGAACCCCGTAGCCGTAGCCTTCGGGGCTGTAGAAACGAGGGCTGTATAAGACTGTTTCGTTGGTGGCCATTTCCATGATCTTGGAGAAGTTCTGGATCCTCCACACGGCATTAGGACAGCGGGTCTCGGTCAGGCTGACGTCGTCGATGTAAATGCCCCCAGTGGATGCAGAGGGATCACCACGGACGGCTTGGAAAGCGTAACGAAACTTTACCCCAACTTCCATTGGGACATGGGCAATCTTCCATGTGTGGTCGGAGTCAGCTGAGCCACAAAGACAGCAAATGTCAGCTCATACTGTATAAACGTTGGATTTTTCTAACCCTAAACTCAACATTATAATATATTCCTGAAAAGCTATTAGTACAATTTTCGCTAAAGAAAACTCACTATAGTGTTTGGACATTGATGTGTCTTGTCATGTTTTATATTCAATATGTAAGTATTCTATATCTTTAGAAAAACCTTTAGCATTTAAATTGGAGATTTACTGACCAATGACAATACATATTGATAAAATATGTATACCggtatatataaaaatatactgGACTAGAAATGTCCTCAAACGTCCAAGATTACCAGAGAAGGTGTGTATTTTCTTCATTCTACGAACGGTTCCTGTGCCATCGTCCATCTTGACCCAGATCACCAGCTTATCCTTTCGGCTTCCAGTCATCTTGTAGAAAAACTGAAGACactgcagcttcctctttgGGTAGAGGGTTCGGGATTCCAGCAGAGCAGATTCGCTAGGCTTTCCAGACATGGTACTGAAGTGCATGAAGAACCCAGCATCTATGCATTGAGACAAAATAACCTTGTCACTTCTACTCAATGGTTGAGGATTCAGAGTAGGCAGTATTGGAGACTCTTACCTTTGCATCTGCCCAGGAGTGTGTGATCTTCTGAGCCCACACTGCTCTTTCTGTGGACCCAGTCGGCATCATCAATGGAGGTCTGGATCATTCCACAGATGCTTGCAGTCTCAAAAGTACACTGATCCAGCAGGGTGAGTGGACCAGCTGAGGAGGTTAATGACAAAGATTTGACATGTTTTGCAAACAGAATCAATATCTTATTTTGTATTTGAAGCGTTAAGGATTGAAGTTTGGTGAGGTTACTGCCACAACTCCTACATACAGCAGTTGTACATGCGATTGAGTCTCAGGATGTCCATCTCACTGAAGTCAAGATATTGTCCAATAATGTTGTAGAACTCTGGGATTTTGGTGGTTATTGTGGGAATGGAGTCATTCTTGTTGAAAGAGAATGGCCTGTAGTGCATGATGGACTCGTAGTCGTACGGTGTGTTTTGGTCTGTGATGAAGTCGTCATTGTATTTATTGAAGTTGTGCCCAAGTCCTGTCACAAAGGAGTACCCACATTATCGTCACAGTGATTAAAAATGACCAGACAGACAGTGTTATAGTTCTTGccaaaaaccccacaaaagatacagaatgattttaaaaagttgatACCTGGTAAAACCTGATCCAACCAAATATCTACGTAGTCATCCCTGTCTGTACGGGACTGTTCGTGGTAAAAGCCCACAGCGTGCAGTAATTCATGCTCAATGACTGCTTTGTGGTCGCAGCCAGGCCCCAAAGACAAAATCTGTCCAGTTTGCTGGTCGCCAACACTGGAAAAACACCTGAAATAGAGGAAACGATAAAGGGACCTTCTGTTCACACCTCGATGTGTGTCAGTCATTGGATCCCCACATGAGCTCTTAGATATGCAAAGGCACAAATGCCGTAACCTGTATGCATCTAATGACATGAGACAACTTTTTCTGCAGCACTACAGCTTTGACCCCACTAGAGGTTAAAAAACCTCAGACTCCCCATCAGCTTTCACTGAAAATGCACGTACATGGTGCATTTCTATGTGTCTCCATATAATTACAGACCCAATAGGTATCCAGAGAAGGGGTCCTGTTGGAATGTGTGTATGAGCCATACCCAtctcttttttcaaacttgatgAAGGTCTTCTCTCCCTCATAAGGCTTAAAGTCAATACAGGACTTGAGCCGATACATTTCAAATGCCTGGTGGACGCACCCTTTAGCATTCAGATCTGAGGAGCAAAACCAAACagttccgtttttttttttaaaatcttacattattttatttattcactgtCTATCTCATCCTGAAacaattgtttgtttttaatatgtaATATGTGTGAATATTAACATGCACTTACAATGTTTAAAATGAGCTTTGTGGATATTCAACACAACAACCCACCTAAATCATCACCAAGAATATAAGGAATTGGAAATTTCCATCTGTATTTGTGGTCAAGCAGAGCATTTCGTCCTTTCTGTGTCGTggcaaagacatttaaaaagcagttgttatcatttatttaaaccCAATGACAAGCACAAACATTTATAGATATATATACAGCATGTAACTTACAGGGATTAAAATGTCACCTTCAAACAGCATGGCATTTGAACCTGCACAGGGACAAAGAATTCAATTAAGTCACCTATTTGATTAAAATGGTGTCTGAGTGCTGAATCACAGCTCACCCAGGTTCGAGAATGGGTTCTCATCTTCTCCATTCTCATAAACCTCTGTAACATAAACACGAACAGCTTAGTGTTTTCAACAACTTACAAATTAGTGTGACTTAATTTTAACATACCGTATGCCTTAGGCAACGGAGGGATCTAAAATTTTAAAAGGGACAAATCCATCACTGTCTCTGTCAGACATCATTATAATTTATTGGGAAtgataaatatttgttt
Protein-coding sequences here:
- the mep1a.1 gene encoding meprin A, alpha (PABA peptide hydrolase), tandem duplicate 1, with translation MMVRKVLLLLGLVALATSHAIPPLPKAYEVYENGEDENPFSNLGSNAMLFEGDILIPKGRNALLDHKYRWKFPIPYILGDDLDLNAKGCVHQAFEMYRLKSCIDFKPYEGEKTFIKFEKRDGCFSSVGDQQTGQILSLGPGCDHKAVIEHELLHAVGFYHEQSRTDRDDYVDIWLDQVLPGLGHNFNKYNDDFITDQNTPYDYESIMHYRPFSFNKNDSIPTITTKIPEFYNIIGQYLDFSEMDILRLNRMYNCSGPLTLLDQCTFETASICGMIQTSIDDADWVHRKSSVGSEDHTLLGRCKDAGFFMHFSTMSGKPSESALLESRTLYPKRKLQCLQFFYKMTGSRKDKLVIWVKMDDGTGTVRRMKKIHTFSADSDHTWKIAHVPMEVGVKFRYAFQAVRGDPSASTGGIYIDDVSLTETRCPNAVWRIQNFSKIMEMATNETVLYSPRFYSPEGYGYGVRVLPLSTYTDYTGNYTGLYFHLASGENDAVLQWPAINRQATLVVMDQDPDIKLRMSTARSLTTDMRKLDGKLLWDNPSKVGTYDPSCQCYRGMSWGWRNFVKHFDLRRRNYLKNDDLIIFINFEDITSLIKTEVPIKPTD
- the mep1a.2 gene encoding meprin A subunit alpha — protein: MAPAEILRRTVVLIGVYVLLNVQALPTHTGDDADAGELRDDIPEINKGLEYLFEGDIVGKPSRNAILDETRRWKFPIAYILNDSLELNAKGVILQAFEEYRLRSCVDFKPYEGESSYISFTKQSGCWSYVGDDGKGQDVSIGAGCDTKAVVEHELLHALGFYHEQSRSDRDDYVKIWWDQIEEGKEHNFNKYEDDFITDLNTPYDYESIMHYRPLSFNKNESIPTITTTIPYFNEIIGQRLDFSAVDIVRLNRMYDCANTHTLLDQCAFELINICGMIQNDGDNSDWVQTLSTPTDTDQTLAGRCRDSGYYMKFDTSSGPAGNSALLESRILYPTREEQCLQFFYKMTGVPGDRLVIWVRTDDGTGNITSVKKIHTITGDGDAAWKIAHVTLKVTDKFRYFFQGIKGSNSSYGAILIDDITLTETVCPIAVWQISNFTGHLATVAAGSSIKSQCFVNPEGYSFGISVYPNGRDLDYPDYVSMTMHLCSGENDAILEWPVKNRQVTIIAMDQDPDTKLRMSSARSFTTDTDARWNKPTDSSGAVWDIGCQCFRSKDYGWSTFISHKQLNRRSFLKNNDLIITADFNDLTHLIKTGVPIKPAEPGNDIDRRTVQLMDRRQEAPKHREARAANPCHPNPCVNGGVCVERDGEASCRCVSSQTSYFTGKKCENLNTGRSVQEALIAGVVGIIFLTLVIFIIIKRAQ